From the genome of Streptomyces sp. NBC_01341, one region includes:
- a CDS encoding aldehyde dehydrogenase: MTVRNDLYIGGHWVAPSAPELTLDILSPHDQSVLGRVAQAAPADVDKAVAAAREAFDHGPWPHSTPEERQEVVRRYDALRSARADEIAAVISAENGSAGWFTKVGQPFLTRQVNAYLKAAEEFGWEEVLTPSDPSVAFDTIVRREAIGVVAAVIPWNSPFSAATAKLIPALLAGNTVVLKVSQENSLSMALLADLWHEAGLPEGVLSVLPADRETSEYLVSHPGVDKISFTGSTRAGRRIASIAGEQLKRVGLELGGKSASLILDDADVTAAMQGLRFGSLGNNGEACILQTRILAPRGRYAEVVAAVKEMVESLKVGDPSAPDTFIGPMIRRDQQQRVIDYINIGIEDGARLVTGGPRVPEGLEKGNYVTPTVFADVENSMRIAQEEIFGPVLVVIAYDDDDDAVRIANDSEYGLSGGIWTSDPDRALAVARRLRTGTVTLNGSPISFDGPFGGYKASGLGREYGKVGLTGYVEHKSITRAR; the protein is encoded by the coding sequence ATGACCGTGCGCAACGATCTGTACATCGGTGGTCACTGGGTGGCTCCCAGCGCCCCAGAGCTGACCCTCGACATCCTCTCCCCGCATGACCAGTCAGTCCTCGGCCGTGTGGCGCAGGCCGCCCCGGCGGACGTGGACAAGGCCGTAGCCGCGGCCCGCGAGGCCTTCGATCACGGCCCGTGGCCGCACAGCACGCCGGAGGAACGTCAGGAGGTCGTGCGTCGCTATGACGCGCTGCGTTCCGCCCGCGCGGACGAGATCGCCGCGGTGATCTCCGCAGAGAACGGTTCCGCCGGCTGGTTCACCAAGGTCGGCCAGCCCTTCCTGACCCGCCAGGTCAATGCCTACCTCAAGGCGGCCGAGGAGTTCGGCTGGGAAGAGGTCCTCACACCGTCCGACCCGTCGGTGGCCTTCGACACCATCGTGCGCCGTGAGGCGATAGGTGTGGTTGCCGCGGTCATCCCCTGGAACTCGCCATTCTCTGCAGCCACCGCCAAGCTGATCCCGGCCCTGCTGGCCGGTAACACCGTCGTTCTGAAGGTCTCCCAGGAGAACTCACTGAGCATGGCCCTGCTGGCGGACCTCTGGCACGAGGCCGGCTTGCCCGAGGGCGTGCTCAGCGTCCTTCCTGCGGACCGTGAGACCAGCGAGTACCTCGTCTCGCACCCCGGGGTGGACAAGATCTCCTTCACCGGTTCGACGCGGGCCGGCCGTCGTATCGCTTCCATAGCTGGCGAACAGCTGAAGCGAGTGGGCCTCGAGCTGGGTGGCAAGTCGGCCTCGCTGATCCTGGACGACGCGGACGTGACGGCCGCGATGCAGGGTCTGCGGTTCGGCTCGCTGGGCAACAACGGTGAGGCCTGCATCCTGCAGACCCGCATCCTGGCCCCCCGCGGCCGCTACGCGGAGGTTGTGGCCGCAGTGAAGGAGATGGTCGAATCGCTGAAGGTCGGCGACCCCTCCGCCCCCGACACCTTCATCGGCCCGATGATTCGCCGTGACCAGCAGCAGCGCGTCATCGACTACATCAACATCGGCATCGAGGACGGGGCGCGTCTGGTGACCGGCGGCCCGCGGGTCCCTGAGGGCCTGGAGAAGGGCAACTACGTCACCCCGACCGTGTTCGCCGACGTCGAAAACAGCATGCGCATCGCGCAGGAGGAGATCTTCGGGCCGGTTCTGGTCGTCATCGCCTACGACGATGATGACGATGCCGTCCGCATCGCCAACGACTCCGAGTACGGACTGTCCGGCGGCATCTGGACTTCTGATCCCGACCGCGCCCTGGCCGTCGCCCGCCGTCTGCGCACCGGCACGGTCACCTTGAACGGATCGCCGATCAGCTTCGACGGCCCTTTCGGCGGCTACAAGGCGAGCGGCCTCGGCCGCGAGTACGGCAAGGTCGGTCTGACCGGCTACGTGGAGCACAAGTCGATCACTCGCGCCCGGTAA
- a CDS encoding MFS transporter, translated as MPRPSSRLTFAVLATGAGVFSMLQSLIAPALPTVQHALHTSQSTVTWVMTAYLLSASVLTPILGRVGDLLGKKRTMIAVLLAVLAGCLLAALAPNIGVLIIARIIQGAGGALFPLSFGIIRDQFAPDKVSSSISNLSAVIAAGGGLGIVAAGPIVSALDYHWLFWIPVIIVALTALIALRYVPESPKRAAGSVNWIGAVMLSGWLVALLLPLTQGTRWGWGSTQVSGLFATAIVLCALWLFAESRSKSPLIDLRIMRLPAVWTTNAAGLLFGAGMFAIWSFLPGFVQTPKSAGYGFGASVTGSGLLMVPMLIAMFVSGILSGRLEPIVGSKRLLVAGSVFAAVACGILSLWREQQWQVALVAGLFGFGIGLAFASMANLIVHSVPAEQTGAATGMNANLRTIGGSIGTALTSLLVTSRLQPSGLPYNAGYTHGFTLLAGLLVAAALVATLVPPRLAARSRH; from the coding sequence ATGCCCCGTCCCTCCTCCCGCCTCACGTTCGCGGTCCTAGCGACCGGTGCGGGCGTCTTCTCCATGCTGCAGTCGCTAATCGCACCAGCTTTGCCGACGGTCCAGCACGCTCTGCACACCTCCCAGTCCACCGTGACCTGGGTGATGACCGCCTACCTCCTGTCCGCCTCAGTGCTCACGCCGATCCTGGGCCGCGTCGGCGACCTTCTCGGCAAGAAGCGGACGATGATCGCCGTCCTGTTGGCTGTTCTTGCGGGGTGCCTGCTCGCCGCCCTCGCGCCGAACATCGGTGTGCTGATCATCGCCCGGATCATCCAGGGCGCGGGAGGTGCCCTCTTCCCACTGTCATTCGGCATCATCCGCGACCAGTTTGCGCCCGACAAGGTTAGCTCCAGCATCAGCAACCTGTCCGCCGTGATCGCCGCTGGTGGCGGCCTCGGCATCGTCGCCGCCGGCCCCATCGTCAGCGCGCTTGACTATCACTGGCTCTTCTGGATCCCCGTCATCATCGTCGCCCTGACCGCGCTGATAGCCCTGCGCTACGTCCCGGAGTCGCCGAAACGGGCGGCCGGGTCGGTCAATTGGATCGGCGCGGTAATGCTGTCCGGCTGGCTGGTCGCCCTGCTCCTGCCCCTCACCCAGGGAACCCGCTGGGGCTGGGGCTCTACCCAGGTGAGTGGTCTGTTCGCCACCGCCATTGTGCTGTGCGCGCTGTGGCTGTTCGCCGAATCCCGCTCCAAGAGCCCCCTGATCGACCTGCGCATCATGCGCCTGCCCGCCGTATGGACCACCAACGCCGCAGGTCTACTGTTCGGCGCAGGCATGTTCGCGATCTGGTCATTCCTACCCGGGTTCGTCCAGACGCCCAAATCCGCCGGATACGGATTCGGTGCAAGCGTCACCGGCTCCGGACTGCTCATGGTTCCGATGCTCATCGCCATGTTCGTCTCCGGCATTCTCAGCGGCCGCCTGGAGCCCATCGTCGGGTCCAAACGCCTGCTTGTCGCCGGTTCCGTCTTCGCCGCAGTCGCCTGCGGCATCCTTTCGCTCTGGCGCGAGCAGCAGTGGCAGGTCGCGCTCGTCGCGGGCCTGTTCGGATTCGGCATCGGGCTTGCCTTCGCCTCGATGGCCAACCTCATCGTCCACAGCGTCCCTGCCGAGCAAACCGGCGCCGCGACGGGCATGAACGCCAACCTGCGCACCATCGGCGGCTCCATCGGAACCGCCTTGACCAGTCTGCTGGTCACTAGTCGGCTGCAGCCCTCGGGCCTGCCCTACAACGCCGGCTACACCCACGGCTTCACCCTCCTCGCAGGACTCCTTGTCGCGGCCGCCCTCGTAGCCACCCTGGTGCCGCCCCGGCTTGCCGCGCGCAGCCGCCACTGA
- a CDS encoding carboxymuconolactone decarboxylase family protein, with protein MATDDAYERALDTASELLGQRLELPMSPSEPTSGADFRKVATVHAFGDSWTRTALSTHDRALVSVAITATLGAFEPLRGQLRIALNNGVTQDEMVDLFIHLAAYAGVARAFETYQVALSVFAEGASSGRA; from the coding sequence ATGGCCACGGACGACGCCTACGAGCGGGCGCTGGATACCGCAAGTGAACTTCTGGGGCAGCGCCTGGAGCTCCCGATGAGCCCCAGTGAACCTACCTCCGGGGCGGATTTCCGCAAGGTCGCGACGGTGCACGCGTTCGGGGACTCCTGGACCCGCACCGCGTTGTCGACGCACGACCGAGCCCTAGTCTCCGTCGCCATCACCGCGACGCTGGGCGCATTCGAACCGCTGCGCGGGCAGCTGCGCATCGCGCTCAACAACGGTGTCACCCAGGACGAGATGGTCGACCTCTTCATCCACCTCGCGGCATACGCAGGAGTGGCCCGCGCCTTTGAAACGTACCAAGTCGCCCTGTCGGTCTTTGCCGAGGGCGCTTCCTCCGGCCGCGCCTGA
- a CDS encoding restriction endonuclease → MESLDQLQHRQFDDLMLRDGCADAVQVGGAGDNGADVKATDPFGRRWVMQCKHRRAGRAGAGVGTQDLQVLNGTGRPVHKGDVVVLVTNGRFTKPAADFARSQRLHLVDRHRRLPRLRRSRGAAPSSAPCPGGT, encoded by the coding sequence ATGGAGAGCCTGGACCAGTTGCAGCACCGGCAGTTCGATGACCTGATGCTTCGCGACGGCTGCGCGGACGCTGTACAGGTCGGCGGGGCCGGCGACAACGGCGCGGACGTGAAGGCCACCGACCCCTTTGGGCGCCGCTGGGTCATGCAGTGCAAACACCGCCGCGCGGGTCGCGCCGGAGCCGGGGTCGGGACGCAGGACCTGCAGGTGCTGAACGGCACCGGACGCCCGGTCCACAAGGGTGATGTGGTCGTGCTGGTCACCAACGGTCGCTTCACCAAGCCGGCCGCCGACTTCGCTAGGTCTCAGCGCCTGCATCTGGTGGACCGGCACCGACGACTCCCGCGCCTACGACGTTCGCGAGGAGCAGCGCCGTCTTCAGCACCATGCCCGGGTGGAACGTGA
- a CDS encoding SpoIIE family protein phosphatase, whose protein sequence is MAALRFTERLPVGCCALDLDGRLTFINPAASDLLDTGAASLMGRRPWEVLLWLHTPLFEDRCRSVAITRQPASFTVVRPPDVSLLFRLYPSDSGISVAITPTAGDGLTPLPQGPPSREPASAMALYHLTHLAAALAEAVSCQDVVERVADQVVPAFGPQGMVLMTAAEGRLHVLGHCGYSDEFINRVDGTPLADRTPTTQTMATGEPAFFPTFTDFQQHYPQAPRHENRNSWAFLPLTVSGRTIGALALSYDQPHPFTPAERATLTSLSGLIAQALDRARLYDTQHTLARTLQAGLLPRALPRVPGLNVVARYLPADHSTDIGGDFYDLIETAPTATAAIGDVQGHNTTAAALMGQIRTTVHTHATTGTPPGDLLAHTNRLLIDLDTGLFTSCLIASIDPTRHRAHLATAGHPPPLLRHPDGHTEVLRLTPGILLGIDPAADYPTTDIDLPPGAVLVLYTDGLVEVPGTDIDDTTTNLAQHLAQAQTHDLDALADTLIRHAGRLGPRHDDIALLLIRPHETNHRQHNATHYDVGKTVKRPETPQGHRRVCQTSGVTRVVKGY, encoded by the coding sequence ATGGCCGCGCTTCGCTTCACCGAGCGGCTTCCCGTCGGCTGCTGCGCCCTCGATCTGGACGGCCGGCTTACCTTCATCAATCCCGCCGCTTCCGATCTCCTGGATACGGGCGCCGCGTCCCTCATGGGTAGGCGGCCGTGGGAAGTGCTGCTGTGGCTGCACACTCCGCTCTTCGAAGACCGCTGCCGGTCGGTGGCGATCACCCGCCAGCCCGCCTCGTTCACCGTAGTGCGCCCCCCGGACGTGTCACTGCTCTTCCGGCTCTACCCCAGCGACAGCGGGATCAGCGTCGCCATCACCCCCACTGCCGGCGATGGGCTTACCCCGCTTCCGCAAGGGCCGCCATCGCGTGAACCGGCCAGCGCGATGGCGCTCTACCACCTGACGCACCTCGCGGCAGCTCTGGCCGAAGCTGTGAGCTGCCAGGACGTCGTCGAACGGGTAGCCGACCAGGTCGTGCCGGCCTTCGGCCCTCAGGGCATGGTCCTCATGACCGCAGCGGAGGGGCGGCTTCACGTCCTGGGTCACTGCGGCTACAGCGACGAGTTCATCAACCGTGTCGACGGCACTCCCCTGGCCGACCGTACCCCCACCACGCAAACCATGGCCACCGGCGAGCCGGCCTTCTTCCCCACCTTCACCGACTTCCAGCAGCACTACCCCCAGGCGCCCCGTCACGAGAACAGAAATTCCTGGGCCTTCCTGCCCCTGACCGTCTCCGGCCGCACCATCGGCGCACTGGCCCTCTCCTACGACCAGCCCCACCCATTCACCCCAGCAGAGCGCGCCACACTCACCTCTCTGTCCGGCCTGATTGCCCAAGCACTCGACCGCGCCCGCCTCTACGACACACAACACACCCTCGCCCGCACCCTCCAGGCCGGCCTGCTGCCCCGCGCTCTGCCCCGCGTCCCCGGCCTGAACGTCGTCGCCCGCTACCTGCCCGCCGACCACAGCACGGACATCGGCGGCGACTTCTACGACCTCATCGAGACCGCACCCACCGCCACAGCCGCGATCGGCGACGTCCAGGGCCACAACACCACCGCCGCCGCTCTCATGGGACAGATCCGCACCACCGTCCACACCCACGCCACTACCGGCACACCCCCGGGCGACCTCCTCGCCCACACCAACCGCCTCCTCATCGACCTCGACACCGGGCTGTTCACCAGCTGCCTGATCGCCAGCATCGACCCCACCCGCCACCGCGCCCACCTCGCCACCGCCGGACACCCCCCACCCCTGCTCCGCCACCCCGACGGACACACCGAAGTACTCCGCCTGACACCCGGAATCCTGCTCGGCATCGACCCCGCCGCCGACTACCCCACCACCGACATCGACCTTCCGCCCGGCGCCGTACTCGTCCTGTACACCGACGGCCTCGTAGAAGTCCCGGGCACCGACATCGACGACACCACCACCAACCTCGCCCAGCACCTCGCACAAGCCCAGACCCACGACCTCGACGCACTCGCCGACACCCTTATCCGCCACGCCGGACGCCTCGGCCCCCGCCACGACGACATCGCCCTCCTCCTCATCCGCCCCCACGAGACCAACCACCGACAACACAACGCCACCCACTACGACGTCGGCAAAACCGTCAAACGCCCCGAGACCCCTCAAGGCCATCGGAGGGTCTGCCAAACAAGCGGTGTAACACGGGTTGTTAAGGGTTACTGA
- a CDS encoding helicase associated domain-containing protein: MSGEQQERLSKLGVQPADAPAPAPAAARTTKRPSKAQQTFQRGLTALAQYIAREGESSVKRTHREKVVIDRQEHDLALGIWYSNQKQRRDKLTAEQLDALRKLDVRWA; encoded by the coding sequence CTGTCGGGCGAGCAGCAGGAACGGCTCTCGAAGCTGGGCGTACAGCCCGCTGATGCCCCGGCTCCCGCCCCGGCAGCCGCTCGTACGACGAAGAGGCCGAGCAAGGCTCAGCAGACATTCCAACGCGGCCTGACGGCCCTCGCCCAGTACATCGCCCGCGAAGGAGAGTCCTCGGTGAAGCGGACTCACCGGGAGAAGGTCGTCATCGACCGCCAGGAGCACGACCTGGCGCTGGGGATTTGGTACTCCAACCAGAAGCAACGCCGCGACAAGCTCACCGCAGAACAACTGGACGCACTACGGAAGCTGGACGTGAGGTGGGCGTAG